One genomic region from Streptomyces sp. Li-HN-5-11 encodes:
- a CDS encoding MarR family transcriptional regulator codes for MTRDAPPEVLSSRLGYLLKHAYLRLTEESAKALAPHGIDGRELAVLAVLDAHDGLSQLEAAGKLGIDRTTMVALVDALESKELVERRRSPQDRRKNIVQLTPAGAERLRDAESARHEMERRFLAPLSSPDATLLVRALQSLVGAPTGADQASDSA; via the coding sequence ATGACCCGCGACGCACCGCCCGAGGTCCTCTCCTCCCGCCTCGGGTATCTGCTCAAGCACGCGTACCTGCGGTTGACCGAGGAGTCGGCGAAGGCCTTGGCGCCGCACGGAATCGACGGCCGTGAACTGGCAGTTTTGGCCGTCCTCGACGCGCATGACGGGCTCTCTCAACTGGAAGCGGCGGGCAAGCTGGGCATCGATCGCACGACGATGGTGGCCCTCGTCGACGCTTTGGAGAGCAAGGAACTGGTCGAGCGGCGCCGCAGTCCCCAGGACCGGCGCAAGAACATCGTGCAGCTGACGCCGGCCGGGGCGGAGCGCCTTCGCGACGCCGAATCCGCCCGCCATGAGATGGAACGCCGGTTCCTCGCCCCGCTCTCCAGCCCGGACGCCACACTCCTCGTCCGCGCCCTGCAGTCCCTCGTCGGTGCCCCGACGGGCGCTGACCAGGCGTCTGACTCGGCATGA
- a CDS encoding LLM class flavin-dependent oxidoreductase, whose amino-acid sequence MSNQDLPTVTFGIKTTPMRVPYEDILRVWQEADGLPEIADAWLWDHLMPIAGPQDGQILEGWTLLSALAARTQRLRLGLLVTSNRIRPPAVLGKIATTVDVISGGRLIMGLGVGGTAQPPNAGGIPGENPAVAEYAAYGLTLVPPAEGIARLEETITILRGMWTRDVFDFHGRYYTLTGNRNEPKPVQRPGPPLLIGGWGNRTLRLVAEHADIWNIPGPPHNTLDYITERSAVLDDHCAAIGRDPRTITRSVQYIVSYDDPATDRKAITELIAAGVTHIVLSLRSPYPPQAARWLANEIITPLRSATGEC is encoded by the coding sequence ATGTCCAACCAGGACCTTCCCACCGTGACATTCGGAATCAAGACAACCCCGATGCGGGTTCCCTACGAGGACATCCTCCGCGTGTGGCAGGAAGCCGACGGCCTTCCCGAAATCGCGGACGCCTGGCTGTGGGACCACCTCATGCCCATCGCCGGCCCGCAGGACGGGCAGATCCTCGAAGGGTGGACACTGCTGAGCGCCCTGGCCGCCAGGACCCAACGGCTGCGCCTGGGCCTGCTCGTGACGAGCAACCGGATCCGGCCACCCGCCGTCCTCGGCAAAATCGCCACAACAGTAGACGTGATCTCCGGAGGCCGCCTGATCATGGGCCTCGGCGTGGGCGGCACCGCGCAGCCGCCCAACGCAGGCGGCATCCCCGGCGAGAACCCAGCCGTCGCGGAGTACGCGGCCTACGGCCTCACGCTCGTCCCGCCCGCCGAAGGCATCGCCCGCCTGGAGGAGACCATCACCATCCTCCGCGGCATGTGGACGCGGGACGTCTTCGACTTCCACGGCCGCTACTACACCCTGACCGGCAACCGCAACGAGCCGAAACCTGTTCAGCGGCCAGGGCCGCCCCTGCTGATCGGCGGCTGGGGAAACAGGACGCTCCGCCTGGTCGCCGAGCACGCCGACATCTGGAACATCCCCGGACCGCCGCACAACACGCTGGACTACATCACCGAGCGCAGTGCCGTTCTCGACGACCATTGCGCAGCCATCGGCCGTGATCCGCGGACGATCACCCGCTCCGTTCAGTACATCGTCTCCTACGACGACCCTGCCACCGACCGCAAGGCCATCACGGAGCTCATCGCCGCAGGCGTGACGCACATCGTCCTCAGCCTGCGGAGCCCCTATCCCCCACAGGCCGCGCGATGGCTCGCCAACGAGATCATCACACCCCTCCGCAGCGCAACCGGAGAATGCTGA
- a CDS encoding transposase, whose protein sequence is MTVPQVQSRPEATIRQVAADLGINPETLRNWVRAAGASRPRGRRAEAPAEPPTPLEAENAALRKKVRELEEEREILRKAAKYFAGETRW, encoded by the coding sequence CTGACTGTTCCACAAGTCCAGTCGCGGCCCGAGGCGACGATCAGGCAGGTCGCCGCCGATCTGGGGATCAACCCCGAGACCCTGCGGAACTGGGTCCGGGCGGCCGGAGCGAGCCGGCCCCGGGGACGCCGGGCGGAGGCGCCCGCCGAGCCGCCGACGCCATTGGAGGCGGAGAACGCCGCTCTGCGGAAGAAAGTCCGTGAGCTGGAGGAAGAGCGCGAAATCCTGCGGAAGGCGGCGAAGTATTTCGCCGGGGAGACGCGCTGGTGA
- a CDS encoding SCO6745 family protein, with product MTQNMDRDSLALARQTWRTLEPYHGAVYFSPEATSQYAELGVDARTGYFASRSAALGAAPADLVIATFYNFNPQLVRRAIPAAWEAATPQRFAAARLTGIDTTLRRILGADVSSPALARAAELARTAAEATVRHPQGRPLFAAHAALPWPSEPHLVLWHAQTLLREFRGDGHVAALLTAGLSGLEALVTHAATGDIDAGVLRDSRAWTPEQWGQAVQNLRERGWLDDGPHLALTEDGTRRRAEIEHTTDRLAALPYITLGPAACAELCSLVRPFSLAVAKELLPWVVDRLCEESA from the coding sequence ATGACGCAGAACATGGACCGCGACAGCCTGGCCCTCGCACGCCAGACCTGGAGAACTCTCGAGCCCTACCACGGGGCTGTCTACTTCTCACCCGAAGCCACAAGCCAGTACGCCGAGTTGGGCGTGGACGCCAGGACGGGGTACTTCGCGTCCCGCTCAGCCGCGCTCGGCGCCGCTCCGGCGGATCTGGTCATCGCCACGTTCTACAACTTCAATCCCCAACTGGTGCGACGAGCCATACCCGCGGCATGGGAAGCCGCCACGCCTCAGCGGTTCGCCGCCGCCCGGCTCACCGGGATCGATACCACGCTCCGCCGCATCCTCGGCGCGGACGTCTCCTCACCGGCGCTGGCCCGCGCGGCGGAATTGGCCCGTACCGCGGCTGAAGCGACCGTGCGCCATCCACAGGGCCGCCCTCTCTTCGCCGCGCACGCGGCACTGCCGTGGCCGAGCGAACCCCACCTCGTGCTCTGGCACGCACAGACTCTGCTGCGGGAGTTCCGTGGCGACGGTCACGTGGCGGCACTACTGACTGCCGGACTGAGCGGGCTCGAGGCTCTCGTCACGCACGCCGCCACAGGCGACATTGACGCAGGGGTGCTGCGTGACTCGCGGGCATGGACGCCGGAGCAGTGGGGACAGGCCGTGCAGAACCTGCGTGAGCGTGGATGGCTCGACGACGGACCTCACCTGGCCTTGACCGAGGACGGTACGCGGCGCAGGGCGGAGATCGAGCACACCACCGACAGGCTGGCCGCCCTCCCTTACATCACGCTCGGTCCTGCGGCCTGCGCCGAACTTTGTTCGCTGGTGAGGCCGTTCAGTCTTGCGGTGGCCAAGGAGCTCCTGCCGTGGGTAGTCGACCGCCTATGCGAAGAGAGTGCATGA
- a CDS encoding inositol monophosphatase family protein yields MTDLADLELVHRLADEADAIARRYFTSATIESRAKSDGSPVTDADREIEIVLRSLIRQQYPGDAFIGEEFGAHGHGRRRWIIDAIDGTASFLAGEPEWSTLIALEEDSRITLGMVSAPALGRRWWARPDSGSWTGPCPSNPDAPAHRLALIEGGSAQNAAIGIWPPPSRLNQPERAAAARLARGVTQVRPLLDWTTADPAAPAPRKPSTGSGTCHGALLVATGQLDAFLLLGAGPWDIAPLIPIVQEAGGTFSDLTGQHRTDTGAALFARPGLHQQLLDIAVADN; encoded by the coding sequence GTGACGGACCTGGCAGACCTGGAACTGGTGCACCGCCTGGCCGATGAGGCGGATGCCATCGCCCGACGCTACTTCACGAGCGCCACCATCGAATCCCGGGCCAAGAGCGACGGCAGCCCTGTCACTGATGCCGACCGGGAGATCGAAATCGTCCTTCGCTCCTTGATCCGTCAGCAGTATCCCGGCGACGCGTTCATCGGTGAGGAGTTCGGCGCCCATGGACACGGCAGACGGCGCTGGATCATCGACGCCATCGACGGCACCGCGAGCTTCCTCGCCGGCGAACCGGAGTGGAGCACACTGATCGCCCTGGAGGAGGACAGCCGCATCACCCTGGGCATGGTCTCCGCCCCTGCCCTGGGCCGTCGGTGGTGGGCCAGGCCAGACTCTGGCTCCTGGACAGGGCCATGCCCCTCCAACCCGGACGCACCGGCACACCGGTTGGCCCTCATCGAAGGCGGAAGTGCCCAGAACGCAGCCATCGGCATCTGGCCGCCTCCGTCCAGACTGAACCAGCCGGAACGCGCCGCGGCCGCGAGACTCGCCCGGGGCGTCACGCAGGTCCGGCCGCTGCTGGACTGGACCACAGCGGATCCCGCCGCGCCGGCGCCCCGCAAACCGTCCACCGGGTCCGGCACCTGCCATGGCGCCCTTCTCGTCGCGACCGGTCAGCTGGACGCCTTCCTCCTCCTGGGAGCCGGACCGTGGGACATCGCCCCTCTCATTCCCATCGTCCAAGAAGCGGGCGGCACCTTCAGCGACCTCACCGGCCAGCACCGGACCGACACCGGAGCCGCACTCTTCGCGCGCCCCGGACTCCACCAACAACTCCTGGACATCGCCGTCGCCGACAACTGA
- a CDS encoding transposase family protein, with amino-acid sequence MDEGFRSSRLLSCLVFGNVGLRVVVAGVAGLAVRSWAARSKVQAPRWGADAGAVLRGVCAAARPGRAAEQHSALRVREDRRLHGVLLGLAGDELFVDRLLATLVNLRHGTTHDVLACWFGGDRSTIPRAINEVRPLLAQRGCTVARGIRLRALAGVIEYLDASDQKDELVLRPGSYCPRPRPRSSREPSRMLLVPQRPYLSNQFSDRLRRQPSDPLLRHDQPRRPTPVSNAALDRGAPTRFSSTARWRGSAGGLRLSRGLAQDT; translated from the coding sequence ATGGATGAGGGGTTTCGATCGTCAAGGCTTTTGTCCTGTCTGGTGTTTGGCAATGTTGGATTACGCGTCGTTGTCGCGGGTGTTGCGGGACTCGCTGTGAGGTCGTGGGCCGCTCGGAGCAAGGTGCAGGCGCCAAGGTGGGGTGCCGATGCGGGGGCGGTCCTGCGTGGTGTCTGCGCAGCTGCCCGGCCGGGCCGGGCTGCAGAACAGCACTCGGCCCTCCGCGTCCGTGAGGACCGTCGACTTCACGGCGTTCTGCTTGGTCTTGCCGGAGATGAACTATTCGTCGACCGCCTGCTGGCGACGCTGGTCAATCTGCGCCATGGCACCACACACGACGTGCTGGCCTGTTGGTTCGGCGGGGACCGCTCCACCATCCCGCGTGCGATCAACGAGGTCCGGCCACTGCTGGCGCAACGAGGGTGCACCGTCGCACGAGGCATCAGGCTGCGCGCTCTCGCCGGAGTCATCGAGTACCTGGACGCCAGTGATCAGAAAGACGAACTTGTGCTCCGCCCCGGCTCCTACTGTCCGCGGCCGCGGCCGCGGTCGAGCCGCGAGCCGAGCCGGATGCTGCTCGTGCCACAACGGCCCTACCTCAGCAATCAGTTCTCCGATCGCCTCCGGCGACAGCCCAGTGACCCGCTACTCCGCCACGATCAACCCAGGCGCCCAACCCCCGTCAGCAATGCCGCGTTGGACCGTGGTGCTCCTACTCGGTTCAGCTCGACTGCTCGGTGGCGTGGGAGCGCCGGTGGGCTGCGACTCTCTCGCGGGTTGGCCCAGGACACGTAG
- a CDS encoding IS256 family transposase, producing MTAPDSLPLHALAEDNLASASPDLLRAMVKTFADALMSAEADALCNAEYGQVSEERVNHRNGYRPREWDTRAGTVELAVPKLRQGSYFPHWLLERRRRAEQALISVVATAYLLGVSTRRVEKLAESLGVTQLSKSQVSAMAKHLDEQVAAFRNRPLDSGPYAFVWVDALTQKVREGGRIINVHALIAVGVNTDGHREILGLDVATAEDGAGWLAFLRSLIARGLSGVQLVISDAHAGLVDAIGAVLPGASWQRCRTHYARNLLSQVPKSAQPWVATLLRTVFEQPDTDAVQAQMRHVLDALEAKFPKAAAHLDTAQHDLLAFTAFPREIWRQIWSNNPQERLNKEIRRRTDVVGIFPDRTAVIRLVGAVLAEQNDEWTEARRYMSRELLAKVRLHPIESETDDTVLPTELTA from the coding sequence ATGACCGCACCCGACAGTCTGCCCTTGCACGCCCTCGCGGAAGACAATCTCGCCTCGGCGAGTCCGGACCTGCTGCGCGCGATGGTCAAGACGTTCGCCGACGCGCTCATGTCGGCGGAAGCCGACGCCCTCTGCAACGCCGAATACGGGCAGGTCAGCGAGGAACGCGTCAACCATCGCAACGGCTACCGCCCGCGCGAGTGGGACACCCGCGCCGGGACCGTCGAGCTCGCCGTTCCCAAGCTGAGACAGGGCAGCTACTTCCCGCACTGGCTGCTGGAACGACGCCGCCGGGCCGAGCAGGCCCTGATCTCGGTGGTCGCCACCGCCTACCTGCTCGGGGTCTCCACCCGCCGAGTTGAGAAGCTCGCCGAGTCCCTCGGCGTCACTCAGCTGTCGAAGTCCCAGGTCAGTGCGATGGCCAAGCACCTGGACGAGCAGGTCGCCGCGTTCCGTAACCGGCCACTGGACTCCGGCCCGTATGCGTTCGTCTGGGTGGACGCGCTCACGCAGAAGGTCCGGGAGGGCGGCCGGATCATCAATGTCCACGCGCTGATCGCGGTCGGCGTCAATACGGACGGGCACCGCGAGATCCTCGGCCTGGACGTCGCCACCGCCGAGGACGGCGCAGGCTGGCTGGCCTTCCTGCGCTCGCTGATCGCCCGCGGCCTGTCCGGCGTCCAGCTCGTCATCTCCGACGCCCATGCCGGCCTCGTCGACGCCATCGGTGCGGTCCTGCCCGGTGCGTCTTGGCAGCGATGCCGCACCCACTACGCCCGCAATCTGCTGAGCCAGGTCCCGAAATCGGCCCAGCCCTGGGTGGCAACCCTGCTGCGGACGGTCTTCGAACAGCCGGACACCGACGCGGTCCAAGCACAGATGCGGCACGTCCTGGACGCGCTCGAGGCCAAGTTCCCCAAGGCAGCAGCCCACTTGGACACAGCCCAGCACGACCTGCTGGCCTTCACGGCCTTCCCACGCGAGATCTGGCGGCAGATCTGGTCGAACAACCCTCAGGAACGACTGAACAAGGAGATCCGCCGCCGCACCGACGTGGTCGGCATCTTCCCCGACCGCACCGCTGTCATCCGGCTCGTCGGCGCGGTCCTGGCCGAGCAGAACGACGAGTGGACCGAAGCCCGCCGCTACATGAGCCGCGAGCTCCTCGCCAAAGTCCGACTCCACCCGATCGAGTCAGAAACCGACGACACCGTCCTGCCCACCGAACTCACCGCATAG
- a CDS encoding RICIN domain-containing protein has protein sequence MILRTPSTAPPRARLAGLLLTVLLFLALVPVSALITAAPAQALDNGLARTPQMGFNDWNAYGCNVSESLIKATALAMHNNGMQAAGYQYVNIDDCWMTSSRNSAGQLVPDPAKFPDGISGTAAYVHSLGLKLGIYESAGTQTCAGYPGSLGHETTDANSFASWGVDYLKYDNCYNQGISAQTRYTAMRDALAATGRTILYSLCNWGQENVWTWGAGVGNSWRTTGDITASYSSMLSIFHSNVGLASYAGPGHWNDPDMLEVGNGMSATEDQSEISLWAEMAAPLISGTNLVNASSSTLGMLTNPRIIAVDQDSLGKQGTEVSASGGLDVLAKPLANGDVSVALFNENGSAATISTTAAAIGKTGASSYTLTDLWTGATSTTTGTISANVPAHGTVMFRVAGGSTATTASGELHAVGAAKCLDVPGASTTAGTQAQIWDCLGGSNQIWTHTSANQLTVYSGSSQMCLDAYGGGTSPGTKVAIWPCNGQTNQQWNLNANGTVTGVQSGLCLDVTGGSTADGALAELWTCNGQTNQQWSLG, from the coding sequence ATGATCCTCCGTACCCCTTCGACCGCACCGCCCCGCGCACGCCTCGCCGGCCTACTGCTCACCGTGCTGTTGTTCCTGGCGCTGGTGCCGGTTTCGGCGCTCATCACGGCCGCACCCGCGCAGGCCCTGGACAACGGCCTGGCGCGGACCCCGCAGATGGGGTTCAACGACTGGAACGCCTACGGCTGCAACGTCTCCGAGTCCCTGATCAAGGCGACGGCGCTGGCCATGCACAACAACGGCATGCAGGCCGCCGGCTACCAGTACGTCAACATCGACGACTGCTGGATGACCAGCAGCCGCAACTCCGCCGGCCAACTGGTGCCGGACCCGGCGAAGTTCCCGGACGGCATCTCCGGCACCGCCGCCTATGTCCACTCCCTGGGGCTGAAACTCGGTATCTACGAGTCAGCGGGCACCCAGACTTGCGCCGGCTACCCCGGCAGCCTCGGCCACGAGACGACCGACGCCAACTCCTTCGCCTCCTGGGGCGTGGACTACCTGAAGTATGACAACTGCTACAACCAGGGCATCAGTGCGCAGACCCGCTACACCGCGATGCGCGACGCACTGGCCGCCACCGGTCGGACGATCCTGTACAGCCTGTGCAACTGGGGCCAGGAGAACGTGTGGACCTGGGGCGCGGGTGTCGGCAACAGCTGGCGCACCACCGGGGACATCACCGCCAGCTACTCCAGCATGCTGTCGATCTTCCACAGCAATGTGGGACTGGCCTCCTACGCCGGCCCCGGCCACTGGAACGACCCGGACATGCTCGAGGTCGGCAACGGCATGTCCGCCACCGAGGACCAGAGCGAGATCAGCCTCTGGGCCGAGATGGCCGCCCCGCTGATCAGCGGCACCAACCTGGTCAACGCCAGCTCCAGCACGCTCGGCATGCTGACCAACCCGCGGATCATCGCGGTGGACCAGGACTCCCTCGGCAAGCAGGGCACCGAGGTGTCCGCCTCCGGCGGGCTCGACGTGCTGGCCAAGCCGCTGGCCAACGGTGACGTGTCGGTCGCCCTCTTCAACGAGAACGGCAGCGCCGCCACCATCTCCACCACGGCCGCCGCGATCGGCAAGACCGGGGCCTCAAGCTACACCCTGACCGATCTGTGGACCGGAGCGACGTCCACCACCACCGGCACCATCAGCGCGAACGTCCCGGCTCACGGCACGGTGATGTTCCGCGTCGCCGGCGGCAGCACCGCGACCACCGCCAGCGGCGAACTGCACGCGGTCGGCGCGGCCAAGTGCCTGGACGTGCCCGGAGCCTCGACCACGGCCGGCACACAGGCGCAGATCTGGGACTGCTTGGGCGGGTCCAACCAGATCTGGACGCACACCTCCGCCAACCAGCTGACCGTCTACAGCGGCAGCAGCCAGATGTGTCTGGACGCCTACGGCGGAGGCACCAGCCCCGGCACGAAGGTGGCCATCTGGCCGTGCAACGGCCAGACCAACCAACAGTGGAACCTCAACGCCAACGGCACCGTCACCGGCGTGCAGTCCGGGCTCTGCCTGGACGTCACCGGCGGCTCCACCGCCGACGGCGCTCTGGCCGAGCTGTGGACCTGCAACGGGCAGACCAACCAGCAGTGGTCCCTGGGCTAG
- a CDS encoding transposase: MPCRAGRPGIIRSVGDLLGIHPEALRHWVKTHDAQAAPQAVAARDESERIRRLEKENAELRRANEILKAAAAFFAAELDPRSPR; the protein is encoded by the coding sequence GTGCCATGCCGGGCCGGGCGGCCGGGGATCATCCGTTCGGTCGGTGACCTGCTCGGCATTCATCCCGAAGCCTTGCGGCACTGGGTGAAGACGCACGACGCCCAGGCTGCCCCGCAGGCTGTTGCCGCCCGTGACGAGTCCGAGCGGATCCGTCGGCTGGAGAAGGAGAACGCCGAGTTGCGGCGGGCGAACGAGATCCTCAAGGCTGCGGCTGCTTTTTTCGCAGCGGAACTCGACCCCCGATCGCCGCGCTGA
- a CDS encoding YwqG family protein: protein MPRTKPRRVRYMLDLRGVPQDTRFRSSIRGCSRQGGLASQRSGRCAHVRLWPVPLMSVLDVRVRRGARGAGETQGGQDRPGLRRSGMQFYDPASLSRVCTERLGEKAGRQFAAMARRGFQLVRPAGSIQATGQCRLGGPALLEPETCWPEQSGVPLSLHAVLDTDALATWLGNELPTQRGLLNFFYLDPDLPYEEYRQLDMSESGVCRVIPADPARAVETTAPEPARSYPAMPVHAAEVTMLPDCWDVEDEDVEFDRVQHWGAASLILDEMGDIDGNTAGTHCAFGWPDTSYTLKVSSRDADGPAVHLLQLAEDTELGWGWGDAGTLYFTIPAKALAAGDLGQAVAQVLCC from the coding sequence ATGCCGAGGACCAAGCCCCGCCGCGTCCGTTACATGCTCGACCTTCGAGGGGTACCTCAAGACACCCGCTTTAGGAGTTCGATCCGCGGCTGCTCTCGGCAGGGAGGCTTGGCGTCACAGCGGTCAGGCAGGTGTGCTCATGTACGCCTCTGGCCAGTGCCGTTGATGTCGGTCTTGGATGTCAGGGTCCGTCGGGGGGCAAGGGGCGCGGGTGAGACCCAAGGTGGCCAAGACCGGCCGGGGTTGAGAAGATCTGGCATGCAGTTCTACGACCCTGCCAGTTTGAGTCGCGTATGCACAGAACGGCTCGGCGAGAAGGCCGGTCGGCAGTTTGCTGCCATGGCCCGCCGCGGTTTTCAGTTGGTCCGCCCAGCGGGAAGCATCCAGGCCACTGGGCAATGCCGACTTGGTGGGCCTGCCCTCCTCGAACCGGAGACCTGCTGGCCCGAACAGAGCGGGGTTCCGTTGTCCCTACATGCCGTGCTGGACACCGATGCTCTCGCTACCTGGCTGGGCAACGAACTGCCCACACAGCGTGGCCTACTCAACTTCTTCTACCTCGATCCGGATTTGCCGTACGAGGAGTATCGCCAACTGGACATGTCCGAGTCCGGGGTATGCCGCGTCATTCCCGCTGACCCGGCACGGGCAGTCGAGACGACGGCACCCGAACCAGCGAGAAGCTACCCGGCGATGCCCGTCCACGCAGCCGAGGTAACCATGCTCCCGGACTGCTGGGACGTCGAGGACGAGGACGTGGAGTTCGACAGGGTCCAGCACTGGGGAGCGGCATCGCTCATTCTCGATGAAATGGGAGACATCGACGGGAACACCGCTGGCACTCACTGCGCCTTCGGCTGGCCGGACACCTCATACACGCTCAAGGTGTCGTCCCGGGACGCCGACGGCCCGGCCGTCCATCTACTCCAGCTCGCCGAGGACACCGAGCTCGGATGGGGTTGGGGGGACGCCGGAACGTTGTACTTCACGATCCCGGCCAAGGCACTCGCAGCCGGCGACCTCGGCCAGGCCGTGGCGCAGGTCCTCTGCTGTTGA
- a CDS encoding protein kinase domain-containing protein, which yields MANGRIRYAVTATENQMKARQSAAPLTPAPAPADEQSAEVLSGRYLLGARIGSGGMADVYEGVDTRLRRPVAVKVFRPGPDPQTEDTLTAEAVLLARLQHPGLVTVYDAGRHDDRTYLVMQLIKGPTLRSLLAGGALPERRVVGVGAALARTLTYVHRAGVVHRDVKPSNVLLDAAGDPHLADFGIARLANATRHTEPDVLRGTAAYLAPEQVEGRRIGPAADVYALGLVLLECLKGELEYQGTPLEATVARLYRPPEVPNWFSSDLAALLRAMTAQDPEARPAAEQCAQALASQHTEHTEADPSPLQLSAPSEARLPTPLAAQPRAEEHMRSPEAAVTRRTLPDGTRRSRRLAVGTALALSMALGATLAVTSSISGGDDRAAATPAVTPSHPPLGTATSKSEPGALPPTPSQGAQPPSRTFGASHPAAAPTGSHSQPVSRTLDASYPAAAPSSSRSASTPPASSRPQGSASPPPRSVPTAAGAAGPRRTTPAAAPPRHGAATGVLSSPSPTH from the coding sequence ATGGCCAATGGCCGAATCCGGTACGCGGTGACAGCAACGGAGAACCAGATGAAGGCCCGCCAATCAGCAGCCCCGCTGACGCCCGCGCCGGCTCCGGCGGATGAGCAATCCGCCGAAGTCCTCTCCGGTCGCTACCTGTTGGGCGCGCGAATTGGGTCCGGAGGCATGGCCGACGTCTACGAGGGCGTCGACACGCGCCTTCGGCGGCCTGTGGCTGTCAAGGTCTTCCGGCCCGGCCCGGACCCGCAGACGGAGGACACTCTCACCGCGGAGGCCGTCCTTCTGGCCCGCCTGCAGCACCCCGGACTGGTCACCGTCTACGACGCCGGCCGTCACGACGACCGCACGTACCTGGTCATGCAACTGATCAAGGGTCCCACGCTGCGCAGTCTTTTGGCGGGTGGAGCGCTGCCGGAGCGGCGTGTGGTAGGTGTGGGCGCCGCCCTCGCGCGGACGCTGACCTATGTCCACCGGGCCGGCGTCGTGCACCGAGACGTCAAACCGTCGAACGTCCTCCTCGATGCGGCTGGTGATCCTCACCTGGCCGATTTCGGCATCGCGCGCCTGGCCAATGCCACTCGTCACACGGAACCGGACGTGCTGAGAGGCACCGCCGCCTATCTGGCACCGGAGCAGGTGGAGGGCAGGCGGATCGGGCCGGCCGCCGACGTCTACGCGCTCGGCCTGGTCCTGCTGGAGTGCTTGAAAGGCGAACTGGAGTACCAGGGCACCCCATTGGAAGCGACAGTCGCCCGCCTCTACCGCCCACCTGAAGTCCCCAACTGGTTCTCTTCGGACCTCGCGGCCCTGCTGCGCGCCATGACTGCCCAGGACCCCGAGGCCCGCCCGGCCGCAGAGCAGTGCGCGCAAGCTCTCGCCTCCCAGCACACCGAACACACCGAAGCCGATCCATCCCCCCTGCAGCTCTCGGCACCCTCCGAGGCGCGCCTTCCGACGCCGCTGGCCGCTCAACCCCGCGCGGAGGAGCACATGCGGTCTCCGGAGGCGGCGGTCACCCGGCGCACCCTCCCTGACGGCACTCGCCGCAGTCGTCGCCTGGCGGTGGGCACGGCCCTGGCCCTGTCCATGGCCCTAGGCGCGACCCTCGCCGTCACATCGAGCATTAGCGGAGGTGACGACCGGGCAGCAGCGACGCCCGCCGTAACACCCTCGCACCCGCCCCTCGGTACGGCGACATCCAAGAGCGAGCCCGGTGCCCTCCCACCCACCCCATCTCAGGGCGCTCAGCCCCCCTCTAGGACGTTCGGCGCGTCCCACCCTGCGGCTGCGCCAACTGGATCTCATTCCCAGCCCGTCTCCAGGACACTCGACGCTTCTTATCCGGCGGCTGCCCCGAGCTCGAGCCGCAGCGCCTCTACACCGCCCGCGAGCTCGAGGCCGCAGGGATCGGCGTCACCGCCGCCACGATCCGTGCCGACCGCAGCTGGGGCCGCTGGCCCGAGGCGGACGACACCAGCGGCGGCGCCACCGAGGCACGGCGCGGCTACCGGTGTACTGTCCAGCCCAAGCCCGACGCATTAG
- a CDS encoding DUF3592 domain-containing protein — MDAIVSGQIVTVLLGLTAIGFAVWEIALQRRLRREGIRVKGVVVRHAVSTSGEARSRHAVVSFVDADGVPHEYRSTLSGTRKLPIGRQVPMVYLPGAPTKARIDIGSRRWGEVAIPTLFGMAFTAAGILWMVSSAGVRHH, encoded by the coding sequence GTGGACGCGATCGTGTCCGGACAGATAGTGACCGTGCTGCTGGGACTGACAGCGATCGGATTTGCCGTCTGGGAGATCGCCCTGCAGCGTCGGCTGCGACGCGAGGGGATTCGCGTCAAAGGGGTGGTGGTTCGCCACGCCGTCAGCACCTCCGGCGAGGCGCGTTCCCGGCACGCGGTGGTGAGCTTCGTCGATGCGGACGGGGTGCCGCACGAGTACCGGAGCACGCTCTCCGGCACCAGGAAACTGCCGATCGGCAGGCAGGTTCCGATGGTCTACCTGCCCGGCGCTCCGACGAAGGCCCGCATCGACATCGGCTCCCGGCGCTGGGGCGAGGTCGCCATTCCCACGCTGTTCGGCATGGCGTTCACCGCAGCCGGAATCCTCTGGATGGTCTCCAGCGCCGGCGTGCGGCACCACTAG